In Chlamydiota bacterium, the DNA window TTGCATCTTTTGAAAAAGCTGTGTTTGAAAGAGAAAAACTGGTTTCTACTGGCATTGGATTAGAAGTCGCTATTCCCCATGCAAAACTTAAAGAACAAGATAAATTTTTTATTGCGATTGGCATTTTAAAAGAAGGTGTGGAATGGGATGCGTTAGATAAATTGCCTGTGCGCATTATCTTTTTAATTGGTGGACCTGAAAACTCTCAAACAGAGTACTTAAAAATCTTATCTTCTTTAACGCTTGCAATCAAAGACGAAGAAAAAAGAAAAAAAATTCTTTCATCGAAAACCCCAACCGAGGTATATAGACTATTTGAGCAACATTAAAAAAAAGGTGATTTAAAATGGATTTATGTGTCGCAGATGTCGCAAAATTATTGAATGTCAATGAAACTACCATTGAAAAATGGGTGAAGCAAGGGAAGATTCCTTCCTACAATTTAAATGATAAGATTTTGTTTTCAAAATTAGAAATTGAAGAATGGATGCTTTCAAGAAAACATGAAACCACACAATTTATAAAAGAGCTAGAAAGTGAAAAATTGCAAAAATTAGACAATCAAGGCCGGCTG includes these proteins:
- the manP gene encoding PTS system mannose-specific EIIBCA component, which encodes MLETFKKKGDINIVDFLSLDLICHLELKNRDDIIEYLVKQAHSHQKLQDFASFEKAVFEREKLVSTGIGLEVAIPHAKLKEQDKFFIAIGILKEGVEWDALDKLPVRIIFLIGGPENSQTEYLKILSSLTLAIKDEEKRKKILSSKTPTEVYRLFEQH